The Pempheris klunzingeri isolate RE-2024b chromosome 15, fPemKlu1.hap1, whole genome shotgun sequence genome contains the following window.
TTATGTTGCACTACACATGACCAGATTTATCGAGACACCATTTATAATCAGTGTTGCCCTGTTAGTGTATTAGTGTTGACAGTCTTTTTTGACATGTCATGCAGGACTTGAGGCTCCCCTCTGTCACCACCATTGCCATCCCTGACGGCTACGACTGgagggagttgctggtctacatCATGAAACACCATCAGATGGAGATGACAGGAGGCCTTGGCCCCTCCATCGGCATGGTGAGTTCCTGGTATTTCAACCCTGTAAACTTGACAAAATGTATGTATGCCTTTACCATAGTGGTCATGGTCATCAGTTTCAGCATCTTAGCTGCAGTGGACGATGATTTAAAGGGGAATTATTTTTCCTAAAAAGGATACAAACAAAAGGATACAGTCCAGCGTATAATATAGTGTTTCCATGAGAAATAATAGCCACCCTCATTCCATCTATAACACTAATTAAGGCAGACATTCAGACCAAACCAATTTCGACAGTTATAACAGAAGCAATCTCATCAGTTTGGTGTGTTTACATCTTTCTGAATCATGCTGCTGAGTCACTGCAGGCTCTGAAGTACTGTACTGTTTCCACCTCTCTTTTCATTAGGTGATGAGGATCGGATTGATGGGATACAACTGCGAGAAGGCTAATGCTGACATGGCACTGCATGCCCTGGCAGACGCTCTCAAGAACTGCAAAAAGAGCAAGGCTTAAGAGACCAGCACATAAATTCCTTTTGACTGCAGAGATTTTATAAAACACAAACCATGTGCCTTTCTTGTATTAGTAAGCCTACTTAGAGTTAGTTTTGAAGTAAAGGAGCAGATATTGCCATATGGTTCGTGCTGAGTGCACTGAAAGATGTCAATAAAGTGTGCTTTATTTTATCAAACACTTATCCCGCCTCAATGTGTGGTTACAGTATGAAATGACTTCAGAAATAGCTGCAAAAGTATTCAAATGTTAGCCGCTcttatacatttatttgttattttacatttctgtggtTCTTAGCTGTTTAAGACTACATTTCCCAAGattctctgctctgattggatCATCTATATAACTACGTCACACCATATGCGCACTGTCGTAGTCTATTAATTTGGTGACATTTAATCTTATACTTCCGGCtcattttatgcatttatcCTCACTTGACTGCGGTTTGATTAATTGATGGCGTGTCCTGTGAATCACGCAGGTATGTGATGGTTATATTTTGAATTAAGAACAAAAAAACGTTGAAATAATGTCGTCTGTATCGTCAGACGGTAGCCACAATGTCACGGTGACCACATGCTAACTCTGTCTCCTCTTAACAACGTTACTTATTGACTTTAAGTTAAATAATTTACTGAGAATTATCTAAGTGCGCACGTAAAATGTGTCCTCGAGTCTGTGTTATCCATTTTCAAAGAAATGTGGTGCTACGAATGTTTCCATCTACGTTTAGGTTAAGCTAAATTAAGCTAGTTTAGCCTTGTTAACGTCCCTGAAGAGTGAGTCGTCATGTTTGAGGTCGATGCTGAGAAAACTGCGTCGTGTTTCATAAAGTTACGAGCGTGATGTGAAACAGTCACCTTCCTCtgcgtttcctgtacagaatcTTCTTCTTCAGGTTTCTGCCAAATGTCGACCTTACCGAGACTTTACTGCCACCCACTGTTTAAAAGAAGAGACCAACAATCACGGTGCATTTTAATTTTAGACCCCCTCATGCCCTGATTTACCATCTCCTTCCCCCGCAGCCGCAGGAATATGTTCTTTGTTCTACTCAGTGAGATTTacagcacaataacacacttttattatataaaagaaaagacaagctggagaacagaaacactttaaggagtctgtttttgttttgtcacccTGGTGTTGGACAGTATTTGGTGGTGaatttgtatgtatttgttgttcttttttcttttcatttgccGTAACTCTTGCAAAAAGGAGAGATTACGTGTTTGAATTAAAGGTTCTATGTCCACGTTCTTGTCGAGAATAGGCTCTTTTCACTGAAGACATTATTACATGTCACTGTTGTAGTAGTAAATAACAAAGGAGGTGATGGCTGAGCTcaatttagctgcttcagtttcaagGTCCTGGTGGGACGCTTGAATAGAACAGAGACattgttattgtcattattatgtTGGCGTACTTTTCCTGATATGATAAGTCAAATAGCTGCTGTGATGCTTTATAATATTTACAGATAATCATCGTCTGTAAGGTCAGCTAACTCatgtatttttctgtctcaTGATTcagaatgttttatatttttaattatattaactTCCTGTTAATGTGAAGAAATGTCAGTGTATTTTTTGGAATTGGATTAAAATCATCATTTGTAGAACCACCTCTCACCAACTcaaatggaatatttttttccattttcataaTAATGCAGCAtgaactgtttgtgtgttttaccaCCAGTGGAGTTGAACCCAGGCCTCCTCCCTCTGGACTGGCTCCTGGGTACCTGGGAGTCAGATGAACCCGGGGAGGGCTGTTTTCCCACCATAAAACCTTTCCGCTACACGGAAACGCTGAACTTCAGCCATGTGGGTCAACCAGTCATCAACTTCATGTAGGTTATTCTGTGAGCAATCAGACATTAAAGATTAACTTAACACCACATTTCAAGACCATTTCACCTCCAACCACACCTGAATTGAACTTTGTTACTCCTGTTACCACACCCAACTGTGCACGGCAGCGAGGTGAAAAGGAACTGCTGCAGGTTGGCAAAAGCAGGATTTTCAGGGGATGTTACTCTTCAAAAGGCTGGCAGCAAACACTGcataacagtgacagtgttggAGAAGAGGACTCATTTTACTTAATTAGTTTTCATGTGTGCTGAATTCGCTGGGAAAAGAGGTTTTAATCGAACTTTATGGTAAATCTAGTCCCCACAAGGACCACCAGCAAAAATTCAAGcagaaaaaacaccaaactaaacaaacaaacaaagacttaGTGAAGGAAACACTGTGTGTCCAGTATTCAGCTACATTTGGGTGACTAGATGTATTAGTTTATCTGAACCTTAGTGTACCTGAACTGGATTTGCTGTTAAGTTGCAATGTTaaactaatgtgtgtgtttgtgtgtgtcagggctAGAATAAAAGCTGTTCCTGATGCCTGTTTAGACTCTTTGTTGACAGGCTTCAGCTGATTCCTCGCTGTGTTCAACAGGTTCAGTGCCTTCAATGCAGAGACCAAGAAGCCTCTGCACAGGGAGTGTGGCTTCATTCGAATGCAGCCAGGGACCAACAGAGTGGCATTCATCATCGCACAGAACTCAGGTAGTCACATTCACTGCAGGTTTTTATTACTCAGGCTCCTGCTTGTATTTAAGGAATATATTGGGATTTTGAAAGGGTCAATCCAGATGTGCAGAGGTTGGGTATGCAAAGCATTTTCAGAGGGAGTCAGTCTCTTAAATAAAAATTTCGGTTTGTTTTGTCATACGTTAACTGTCTTTAGTTATGGATTTTGGGTAATAAATTCTcataaatatttagatttttagatCTTATTGCCTGGATGAAATATAGCTTTGTCCCATAATGAGTTTTTAATGGCTACCTTACTGTCttgtctgcacaaacacacacacacctcacacttGGCTTGAGTCCTGTGCGTGTTTCTGTGCAGGCCTGGTGGAGATTGAGGAGGGAGAGCTGACAGCGCAGCAGCTGAACCTGCATAGCCAGGCTGTGGCCAGAATCTCTTTCGCCAGGGAGCCGCATGTACAGCAGGTGAAGCCGATTTTCTAATCATGCATCATGCACTCAATCTtcaattttaataattttatttacttGAAGTCCAGTCTGTATAATATTACTGCCCACACAGTCCACAACGCAGAACTTATTTTAATCAATAAACTAGCTTTGTGACCACGGCTGCTCTTTTCCATCTTTCAGATTTCTAGAGTCTTTCAGCTCCGACCAGATGGGAGGCTGGAGCAGacagtttccatggcaacagacaACCAAGAGCTGATGCAGCACTTGCACATCACCTACCGTCGTTCATCTTGACCCAACAGGCTGGCAGGCTTCTTTTCCATGCAAATACCTCGGTCAGGAAAGATAAATGTTGCTAAAAGAGGCTCAATCAATAATCACAGCTGAGTCAGAGAATCATTAACAAATGTACAGCAGCTATACTGTGGAATAATCCTATACTGGTGTGTGGACAGTGGTAGAGGAGTTCTGGTGTCATTAGGTAAATCTCACAGTAATATATCAAACAGTAATAACTGGGCATTGTTCAGGCACTACAGTGGGACAAACGTACCAAGAGTTAATGTTGCAGTGAAATTCAAATAGTAAAGGGACCCTGTGGAGGTTTcttggaaacaaacaaaagttatcTTTACACTCAGTGTTACTCAACACAacacgtttgtgtgtgtccttgaggTTTAAGAAACTTGTCAAGTGTATTACCTTCCTTACAAAACATTTGCAGTGCCAGCGTTTTTaagtaatttaaatttaaatatcgGACCGCCGCTCAACCTCACTTCCAGTTTTTCCCAGTGGTCACTCGCAGCCCAAAAAGCTTTTTTTGAGCCATTGGTGTTAAATCTTtgtaaaagaaggaaaaatcCCATCCGTGGCCACAACTGCGCACATTCAGAAACCTTTTTGGTGTATGCACCAGATGGGTAATTCTCACTGGACTGAATAGGAGCCATCTTTACCTTCACCATATGACTCCATAGCACTTCTAGAGGtctaaaactccacagggaacctttaatcaaaaaaatcttaatatttattATCCAGACATTTAGTCTTGGAGCTGTAAAACTTGAAATGCACTGATATATTAATGTCAAGTATTGTGTCCTCATGTTTAACTTTCATTGCACTATTATGAGAAAAGCGACTGCTGCTCCCTTTGGAGTTAATGCACTgtagtcagtgttttttttgagTGTAAAATTAAGCATCACACAGAGTTGTTCTGGGTGTTTTTGTGATTGTGGTTATGGTTTAAACCGGTAAACACAACCCTTCAGAATGTCAACATTTGAGTAATGTCTGTCGACAGGTTCATAGGTTTACACATGTGATGGGCTCCATTAACAGAAATTAAAGTTGTTTCACcaattgtttttgctttgtcttcacttattttcatattttgacGTTTTTAAGCGTCTTGTTCCATCCACAtggatttcatgttttatgtcaAGTGTTAAACATGAATGATATAAATGAAATTCACCTGTTTTATTGATACTCATTTGCATCACAGTTTAACGAATTAAGGGCATGACTGCAACAGGAGTCGAATTTGATTTTAGCCAAAGGAAAAGCTCATTGCTTTTTAGCTGTCAATATTATCTCA
Protein-coding sequences here:
- the thap4 gene encoding peroxynitrite isomerase THAP4 codes for the protein MACPVNHAVELNPGLLPLDWLLGTWESDEPGEGCFPTIKPFRYTETLNFSHVGQPVINFMFSAFNAETKKPLHRECGFIRMQPGTNRVAFIIAQNSGLVEIEEGELTAQQLNLHSQAVARISFAREPHVQQISRVFQLRPDGRLEQTVSMATDNQELMQHLHITYRRSS